CCGAAGCGGGTGAGCCCTGCTCGCCGCTCACGGAGGAAGACCTCGCGTGACCGACCTGGCCACCCGCATCGACGCGCTCCTGCCGCAGACGCAATGCACGCAGTGCGGCTTCGAAGGCTGCCTTCCCTATGCGCAGGCCATCGCGAAGGGCGAGGCCGACATCGACCAATGTCCGCCGGGCGGCAATGAAGGCATCGCGAAGCTCGCGGCGATTCTCGGCCGCGCCGTGAAGCCGCTCAACCCGGCCCACGGCGAACATCGTCCGCCGCAGGTCGCCTTCATCGACGAGGCGCTTTGCATCGGCTGCGTGAAGTGCATCCAGGCCTGTCCGGTGGATGCGATCGTGGGCGCCTCCAGGCTCATGCACACGGTGATCGCCGGCTGGTGCACGGGGTGCGAGCTGTGCATCCCGCCCTGCCCGGTGGACTGCATTTCGCTCGTCCCGGTGGCGAAGTTGCCCGATCCGGATCTGTCGCGCGCCCGGCACGCGTTCCGCGCCATGCGGCTGGCCCGCGACGTCGCCGAGCACGCGGCCAAACTGGAGGCCTACGAATGACCGTGGTCGAGGAACGGGCCGGCAAGGTCATGAGCGCCAGGGCGCGCGCCGAGTTCTTTCG
This Betaproteobacteria bacterium DNA region includes the following protein-coding sequences:
- a CDS encoding RnfABCDGE type electron transport complex subunit B, giving the protein MTDLATRIDALLPQTQCTQCGFEGCLPYAQAIAKGEADIDQCPPGGNEGIAKLAAILGRAVKPLNPAHGEHRPPQVAFIDEALCIGCVKCIQACPVDAIVGASRLMHTVIAGWCTGCELCIPPCPVDCISLVPVAKLPDPDLSRARHAFRAMRLARDVAEHAAKLEAYE